In Flammeovirga kamogawensis, the sequence TTTCCATCAATAGCAAAAGGTAATGATGTATCCATTAATCCCATATCATCTACTAAAAAAATGATAATATTAGGTGGCGTTGTTTTATTTGTTTTTACTGGCGGAGTAGCATTAGTATTTGTAAATACCAGAAAAAAAATGATTAGGAAATTTATTGGTTTTGTAAACATGTTTATTTCATTCAGTTCAAAAAATCTTTACATTAAAAATAACATACCATTCATTTTATATCAAATACACTGTAAATGTGTGTAAAAAAAAGGATGAATATTGCTCATAATATTCATCCTTTAGTTACTTCATTTATTTTTTCTGAAACCTTATAGATTCCTCATTGTTTATTCTCATTATGTAAACACCCGCTGGTAAACTCGAAACATCTACTCTACCAGTAGAAATTGTAGAATATTCAAACTGCCCCAGAACATTATATATCGCAACTGATGTAGATGAATTTACACCTTTAATATAAATTGTATGTTCTGCAGGAACAGGATACAATACATATTTACGTTCCCATTCATTTTCAATTGCTAAAGGATCGTTTGTTTCGGTAACAGTGAAAGTTATGCTAGCAGAAGCAGGGTTATACTCATCATTACCTGCTTGTGTAACTGTAATTGTCACTTCACCTGCCTCACCTGATAAAGTAATTGTTTCATTATTTAACGTTGCAGGACCTTCTACTTCATAAGTTAAAGTTAAACCAGAAGTTGTTGTAGCAGAAACGTTAATTACTTGCACACCAACTTGATCACCTATAGATGAAATAGTAATTACTTGATCCATCTTTGTTGGGTCATCTACTGTTATTACATTAAAAGTAACCGTTTTTGACGCTGCTTCATACATGGCATTTCCTGCTTGAGTAACCGTAACTTTTACTTCTCCTGTTTCACCAGTTAATGTAATTTTGTTTCCTTCAATCGTTGCTGGGCCTTCAATTGCATAAATTAAGGCAAGGCCAGAAGTTGTTGAGGCGTCAATAGTAAATGCTTCATCAGAAACTACCTTATCTTCTATAGTCGTAATTGATATTGTCTGTTCTAACTTAGCAGAACTTACAGAAGTCTTAGCATATAAATGTATTCCTCCAACTTGAAAATTCCATCCAGAATTGTTTTCTTCATTTGTGTCAACTATTTCAATTTTGACAAATTTAGTATCAGTTGGAATAGCATTTTCTGGAATAATAGCAAATTCATGAGAGTGTCTCCATTCATCTATTTCACCACTTTCATACACAATATCATTAGTATATAAAGATGCTTGTTTTGTTTCTATTTTAGTATAAGTATTATTATCTGCTGACACATATACATTTATTCCATGATCTACAAGTTCTATATCTAAGGCTGTATTAGCTATCTTTGAATGGTTTTCCCAAACATTAATTTTAAAATGTTCTAGGTCTTCTATTTCATAAATAATACTTCCTGCTTGGTTATCATTTCTAAACATTCTATTCTTATCACCTCTGTAAGAAATACCATTATCATTCGTGAAATTCAAATTATTTGTTCTAGAATAAAATTTGTCTGTGGTAGTAAATTCATCAGAAACTTCGGGTAAAAGTGGTCCGTTAGGTTTTAATTGACCTTCTTCTAATTCAAATATTGATTCATCAACTGAAATAGAAATATTATCAATTCCTAAGTAAGGGACTTCGTTATTATTTGTATAAAACCTTACTTTACCTAGGTTACCTTTATCAAAACCAACACCATTTCCTTCTAAAGAAATCTTAAGGTATTTCATATCTTTTGGTAAAGAAGCACTAGAACTAAATGTTACTAAGTTATTTCCCCAAGTGTAGTTACCTATAAATTGTTTCGTTACTAAAGTATCCCATACTACTTGATCTACTGAATATAGACAAACTATTTTCCCATTGTCTTCTAAATCTCTACCGTTTAAGGTATTCCAAAAATCGACAGAAAAACCATGTAAATCATTTACCTCATAAGTAATATGTGCATACCCTTCTGCTTCTCTTTCAATTAAACTAGGATCGGTAGTTATAGAATTACCCCATTGTACCGTAGATGGGCCAAAATTATGACTATCAATAACGTTTGAGAAATCACTTAATTCATCTACACTTTCTAAGTTATTATATAAAATGTCGTTTAACTTTTTCTCCATAGCCTCTTTAACTTCAGCATAGGCAGGTTCGTCAATTACATTAAACCATTCATTTTTATCATAATTATGATCGTATAACTCATCATCTTGTTCGTAATTAGAGATATATCTAAATCTTTTTGATTTTAGTGCGTAATTATGGAAATCTTTATATCTGAAATACCAATTACCTACACTCGTTAAAGCTACTTCATCTCCTTCCCAAGTACCATCTGATGGATTTGCTAAGAAAGGTTTCATACTATGACCATCTAAATCAGCACCTTTTTCATTTTTCTTATTATCTCCCGTCAAATAACAAAGGTCTTTTAAAGTGGGGTAAACATCTACTAGAGATACTGGCTGATGCGACTTTTGACCCGCTGTATTTTTATGAATTGGAGACTTAATAATTAAAGGAACTCTTGTAGCATGTTCCCACAAGTTATTTTTCCAAGCATAATCTTTTTCACCCATATTATAACCATGGTCAGAAAAAAGTACAATTACTGTATTATCTGCATATTGACTGTTCTCGACTGCATTTACAACTCTACCTACCATTTCATCTGCAAAAGCAATACTCGCTAAATATCCCTGTAAATAACGTCTTATCCCTTCTTGTCTATCTGTATATTGATTTTCTAAGGCATTAAAAATAGATTGTCCTCTACCATCTTTATTTGAAGTATCGTCAAGATCGTTCCATATTGATGCAGGTATTTCAATATCCTCTAATGGAAATTGTTCAAAATATTTATCAGGAACTGTAAATGGTGAGTGCGGACGAATAAGACCAACTGACATCATAAATGGGTTTTTGCTGTCTTTTTCATCTAACTGTTTGATTTGTTGTTCTATCCATTCAACACTTTTCTCATCAGGCATTTTTGAACGTTCTTCATCAGAAGTATATTCAAATTTCTCTTTTAATGTAGTTGAATACCAACCGTTAAAACCAGGTTGTACATCAGACACATAAGGTACGTTAGGAATATTTGATAGAGGTCCAAATGTTCCATCTAAACTTCCTCCTTCTTTTCCCATTTCTAGCGTATTATCTGGATGTTGAACACCAGATTTACCATTAAAAGCAACAGGTCCATAGTCATGTGTATTTTCTAAGTAATAATCGTAACCAAATTTATTTTCACCTGCGGCACTATGTGTAATTTTTCCTGTTTTATAAGTTGTATACCCATTTTCTTGAAAATATTGAGAAAGTAATTTTGAGTTAATTAATGTCTCATTATTTTTAAAATTTGATGCTCCTGTTCCAAAATGGTTTGAGGTTGAAGGCAAAATACCACTTAAAAAACTAGCTCTTGATGGGTCACAAAGTGGGGCATTACTATGAGCATTCGTAAATAGAATACCAGAGTCTGCAAGTTTATCTATATTTGGTGTTTTTGTTTGCATATTCCCCCCCATAATACCGATGTAATCGTTCAAATCGTCTAAGACAATCATTACTACATTTAATTCTGCATGTGTAATTGCTAAATAAAAACGTTGAGTTATTTCACCTGAATTTGCTCCTGTTACTGTTACATCAACTTCATATACTCCATCAGTATTTTTATCATTTATATGATCTAAAGAAGGTTGGTTAATAAAAGAAAGATGACCTTCTGAATTTACAGAAAAAAGCTCTTTATCGTCTCCACCAGTAATTGTATATGTTACTGCATCAATAGCAATAATATCTATTTTTAAGTATCCGCTATTCTCAGCATAATTTTGGTGTGCTCCTGTTTTAATTGAGGGAGGTAAAATAACATTCTGCCCAAATTCAAATGTTCCTAAATCAGGAATTTCATCTGTTTTTCTATCAGTATTAAATGCGTCATAGTCAGTTGCTGTAATAGGATCACCTTTGTCTAATGCAATACTGATATCATAAATTGGCAAGTAAATTAAACCTGTTGTTTCATCCACTGTTAAAGCTCCAAAAGCAAGATCATCTAAGCTTGTAATTGCTACATTCGTATCATCAATTAGGTTTTCATCATCTGTAGCACTAATTATGTTATGATGAGCAGTGACATTTAAAGCACTGTTTACTAAAATGTCTACCCCTCCATCATTATCACCATAACTTTTTGTTGGGTTATAGATTATATTATTAGTAATAGTTACAAATTGATCTACCGCTGCACTATTTTTAAGTTCAATACCTTCTACTTTTTTATTCCCTACAGCATAATTATCAACAATTGTATTGTTATTTAGGTTTAAGTTTCCTACTGACATTACAAATGCACTACCATTCATAGATGCAGATTCGTTGCCAATAAAAAGGCTATTTTCAATGGTTACGTCATTCGAGTTTCCATTAGAATATATTGCTCCACCAAAATGAAATCCAACATTGTTTATAAATGCAGAACTTTTTATTGTTAGTGGACCTTTTGCCGTTAATGCACCTCCTTGCCCGTAAGAATAATTATCTATAAAATTACAGTATTCTATTTCAACCGTTGATGTTACGTTATTATTATAAATAGCTGAACCTCCTGCTAAATTATACTTTTCTTGTTCATCATTATAAGTTCCTCTAATATTACCATGACGTAGTGTTAGAAGCTTAAATTTCACTACTAAATTTTTTTGTGTAATATTAAATATTCTATTGTTAAGAATAGCCTCT encodes:
- a CDS encoding sulfatase-like hydrolase/transferase, coding for MKRITIILCIALLTSSLAIGQSTFYVSNEGNDANVGTIDQPFATITQAITTAAENDIIHLQGTLTENNISVTKSLTFIGDNASTSIVQAQEIKPSNTVEEAILNNRIFNITQKNLVVKFKLLTLRHGNIRGTYNDEQEKYNLAGGSAIYNNNVTSTVEIEYCNFIDNYSYGQGGALTAKGPLTIKSSAFINNVGFHFGGAIYSNGNSNDVTIENSLFIGNESASMNGSAFVMSVGNLNLNNNTIVDNYAVGNKKVEGIELKNSAAVDQFVTITNNIIYNPTKSYGDNDGGVDILVNSALNVTAHHNIISATDDENLIDDTNVAITSLDDLAFGALTVDETTGLIYLPIYDISIALDKGDPITATDYDAFNTDRKTDEIPDLGTFEFGQNVILPPSIKTGAHQNYAENSGYLKIDIIAIDAVTYTITGGDDKELFSVNSEGHLSFINQPSLDHINDKNTDGVYEVDVTVTGANSGEITQRFYLAITHAELNVVMIVLDDLNDYIGIMGGNMQTKTPNIDKLADSGILFTNAHSNAPLCDPSRASFLSGILPSTSNHFGTGASNFKNNETLINSKLLSQYFQENGYTTYKTGKITHSAAGENKFGYDYYLENTHDYGPVAFNGKSGVQHPDNTLEMGKEGGSLDGTFGPLSNIPNVPYVSDVQPGFNGWYSTTLKEKFEYTSDEERSKMPDEKSVEWIEQQIKQLDEKDSKNPFMMSVGLIRPHSPFTVPDKYFEQFPLEDIEIPASIWNDLDDTSNKDGRGQSIFNALENQYTDRQEGIRRYLQGYLASIAFADEMVGRVVNAVENSQYADNTVIVLFSDHGYNMGEKDYAWKNNLWEHATRVPLIIKSPIHKNTAGQKSHQPVSLVDVYPTLKDLCYLTGDNKKNEKGADLDGHSMKPFLANPSDGTWEGDEVALTSVGNWYFRYKDFHNYALKSKRFRYISNYEQDDELYDHNYDKNEWFNVIDEPAYAEVKEAMEKKLNDILYNNLESVDELSDFSNVIDSHNFGPSTVQWGNSITTDPSLIEREAEGYAHITYEVNDLHGFSVDFWNTLNGRDLEDNGKIVCLYSVDQVVWDTLVTKQFIGNYTWGNNLVTFSSSASLPKDMKYLKISLEGNGVGFDKGNLGKVRFYTNNNEVPYLGIDNISISVDESIFELEEGQLKPNGPLLPEVSDEFTTTDKFYSRTNNLNFTNDNGISYRGDKNRMFRNDNQAGSIIYEIEDLEHFKINVWENHSKIANTALDIELVDHGINVYVSADNNTYTKIETKQASLYTNDIVYESGEIDEWRHSHEFAIIPENAIPTDTKFVKIEIVDTNEENNSGWNFQVGGIHLYAKTSVSSAKLEQTISITTIEDKVVSDEAFTIDASTTSGLALIYAIEGPATIEGNKITLTGETGEVKVTVTQAGNAMYEAASKTVTFNVITVDDPTKMDQVITISSIGDQVGVQVINVSATTTSGLTLTYEVEGPATLNNETITLSGEAGEVTITVTQAGNDEYNPASASITFTVTETNDPLAIENEWERKYVLYPVPAEHTIYIKGVNSSTSVAIYNVLGQFEYSTISTGRVDVSSLPAGVYIMRINNEESIRFQKK